The proteins below are encoded in one region of Rana temporaria chromosome 2, aRanTem1.1, whole genome shotgun sequence:
- the LOC120928345 gene encoding paraneoplastic antigen Ma2 homolog has protein sequence MSDTVEVTTTSVPTTNYPPASFFMDIGKLVESVRKMSSPSVNYGYRKLRIFSGVQPVPPGEEEYETWMEQAMQALEEWDVPEAQKKQRITESLKGVAAEAIRNLKFSQESCTAYDYLRMLQDEFGRTEKATDLIFLFEHMFQRENEQLSEYIRRLNKMLYQIVLKKGIEARDMDQVRMKQILRGALSSDPIWIQLKTLQGGTSLQYSDLIKMVREEEAILEEKKKGSGFSFAAEVRTLNVSNGNSEVDQLKAQVSQLMQMLTLLSAGVKSPLEKVTSEPVPESTTQVVPIKKPSNICYNCGGVGHYRNTCPSPSNARGSYRPAGNYRGPQ, from the coding sequence ATGTCAGACACAGTGGAAGTAACTACCACTTCTGTACCAACCACTAACTACCCCCCAGCTTCCTTCTTCATGGACATAGGAAAACTGGTAGAGAGCGTTAGAAAAATGTCCTCGCCATCTGTGAACTATGGCTACAGGAAGTTGAGAATTTTTTCTGGAGTGCAGCCTGTACCTCCTGGAGAAGAAGAGTATGAAACCTGGATGGAACAGGCTATGCAAGCACTGGAAGAATGGGATGTTCCAGAGGCTCAAAAGAAACAACGCATTACTGAAAGTCTGAAAGGCGTTGCAGCAGAAGCCatccgaaatttgaaattcaGTCAGGAGTCTTGTACAGCATATGACTATCTTCGCATGCTACAAGATGAGTTTGGGCGCACAGAGAAAGCTACAGATCTAATCTTCCTATTTGAACACATGTTTCAACGGGAAAATGAGCAGCTTTCCGAGTATATTCGACGACTAAACAAAATGCTATACCAGATTGTACTAAAGAAAGGAATAGAAGCCAGGGATATGGATCAAGTTAGAATGAAACAGATCCTGAGAGGCGCTCTGAGTTCCGATCCCATCTGGATCCAGTTAAAGACCTTACAAGGGGGTACCTCTTTGCAATACTCTGATCTCATTAAGATGGTAAGGGAGGAAGAGGCTATcctagaggagaaaaagaagggcTCAGGATTTTCATTTGCTGCTGAGGTTCGAACGCTCAATGTGTCGAATGGGAATTCAGAAGTGGACCAATTAAAGGCTCAAGTTTCCCAGCTGATGCAAATGCTAACCCTATTGTCTGCAGGTGTCAAGTCGCCCCTTGAAAAAGTCACTTCAGAACCAGTTCCTGAATCTACTACTCAGGTGGTGCCTATCAAGAAACCATCAAACATCTGCTATAATTGCGGAGGAGTGGGTCATTACCGAAATACCTGTCCGAGCCCGTCGAATGCAAGAGGAAGTTATCGACCGGCGGGAAActacagagggccccagtga